The following is a genomic window from Microthrixaceae bacterium.
CGGTGACGTAGATGAAGAGGGTGGTGAAGCAGTCGTGGAGATCGTCGGGTCGGAAGCCGCCCTGGCGGAGGAGGTCGATCACGCCGTCGGCGAGGCGTGATGCTTCTCGCCCGAAGCCACCGCTGCTGAGCAGCGCGAGCGCGCCTGCGCCGAGCTCGGCTCGGCGCGCGTTGAGCTGGGGGCGTTCGACGAGGGTTCGGCGGGCGTCGCAGACAAGGATGAGGAGGCGTTCGTCCCACGTGCCCTGCACTGGTTCGGGGATTCGGACCTCGCTGAGGATGCGGTCGATGAGCAGCGCGTCGAGCGCTGTCTTGTTGGGGACGTAGCCGTAGATCGTCATCGTCGGAACGCCGAGCTCCCGGGCAACAGCGCGCATGGAGAGCTTGGCGAACCCGTGCTCCTCGATCACCCTGAACGCCGCATCGACGACGTCGGCGTCGTCGAGCACGCGCGGTCGGCCGGGGCCTCGTGGAGGTTGGTTGGTGAGGGCTTCAGGATCGGGCATGACAGTGACCTGATCGAGAGAGGTCGGACGGCTCGGCCCTTTGGCGGTGCCGCCTGCCGCTGGCGTCGTGCCGCGTAGGCGGCGAAGGTCAGGTTGCAGGTTCGAGCACGAGGGGAAGGCTGGTGAGTCGGCGGACCATGAGGCTCGGATGGTGGCGGAGCTCGGCGTCGGGATCGACGGTGATGGATCGGGTGCGGCACAGGAGCTGCTCGAAGGTGACCCGGGCCTCCATGCGAGCGAGTGGCGCGCCGATGCAGAGGTGAAGGCCCCACCCGAAACCCAGGTGCTGGCGGGCGTTGGCCCGATCGACGTCGATCTGGTCGCCTCCCAGGTCGTCGCTCCGGTTGGCGGCCGGCCAGGCGAGCACCAGTCGCGATCCTGCCGGCAGGGCGACACCGCCGAGGGTGGTGTCGGAGACCACCCGCCGGTAATGGCCGCGGAAGGGCGGTTCGACCCGGCAGGCCTCCTCGACGAAGGTCGGGATGAGCGACGGGTCGGCGCGCAGCCGGTCCTGGAGGTCGGGTCGCTCGGCGAGCATCCGCGCGCCGGCCCCGAGGAGGCTGGTGGTGGACTCGCCGCCGGCGGACAGGAGGACGGCGAGGAGGCCGATCGCTTCCAGCTCGTCGATCTGTCCGTCGGCGAGGGCGCGGGCGCACAGGCCGATGATGGTCGACGTGTCGGGCTCGGCCGCTTGGCGTTGCGTGGTGAGCGCGTCGATCGCGGGGCCGAGCTCGACGAGCTTGGCTTGGAGGTCGGGGGCGTCGGCCTCGGTGACGAAGCCGCCGATGAGCTCGACGGCGGCGTAGCCCATAGGCCCCGAGGACGGCGGCCTCCTCGTCGGCGACGCCGAGCAGGCGGGTCACCATCAGCATCGGGAGCGGCTCTGCGACCTCGCTCATCCACTCGACCCGGCCGGCCTCGAGCGCCGGTTCGAGGGCTTCGTCGAGCAGTTGGCGGTACTCGTCCTCACGAGCCTTCATAGCCCCGGTCGAGAGGATGCGGCTCAGCAGCGCCCGTTGGCGGGTGTGGGTCGGCGGATCAGCAGTCGCAAGGATCGCCGGGATGTCTTCGTCATGACCGGCCAACCCCAGAGGCGGCCGCAGCCCGACCTGGCCGTGCTCATCGCGGTACAGGAACTCGCCGGTGGTGCTGGTGAAGCGGCCGGGATCGCCCACCACCTCCTTGATCAGATCCGCACGGCAGACGACGAACGCATCGGTGCCAGCAACGCGATGGACCGGGTCCAGCTCGCGCAGCTCGGCGTAGTACGCGTGAGGGCACTCGACGATCTCGGGGTCGAACAGGCGATCCACCTCTGTCACGACGACCTCCTCGACCGGCGGGTAGCGAGATGCGTACAGTACACGAATATTCGGTGGGTCACTGGCCTTCGGGAGGTTCCGGTTCGTGCGTGCAGCGGTGTTGAGAAACTACGAACAGGCGCTCACGATCGAGGAGCTGACGCCACCGGGCCTCGGTCCGAGCGATGTGCGCCTGCGCATCGACGCGACCGGGGTGTGCCACAGCGACCTGTTGATCCGCCAAGGCTGTCTGCCCTATCCGCTGCCGGTGATCCTCGGCCACGAGGGTGCCGGCACCGTGATCGAGATCGGCGAGTCGGTCACCCGGGTCTCGGTCGGTGACCGGGTCCACTGTTCGTTCATCCCCGCCTGTGGCGACTGCTGGTTCTGCCTCCACGGCCGGTCAGAACTCTGCGAAGGCGGCGGCGCGGTGATGTCCGCCAGTCGAGGCCAGCGCCGCGACGGCTTCACGGGTGACCGGCATTTCGGGGCTCGGCACCTTCGCCGACGAGCTAATCACCGACCAGGCGATGGTCGTGGCGGTGCGCACCGACCTGCCCAGCGGAGAGGTCGCTGATCGGCTGCGTCACCACCGGTGTCGGCGCAGCGCTCAACACCCCTAGGTCCAGCCGGGATCGAGCGTCGCGGTGATCGGCTGCGGAGGCGTCGGCCAAGCCGTCATCCAAGGCTCTCGCATCGCCGGCGCGGCGCGGATCCTCGCCGTCGACCCGCTCGACCACAAGCGCCGCCAGGCCGAGGCGTTCGGCGCCACCGACCTGGTCGATCCCGCCGCCGGCGATCCCGTCGCACAGATCCGAGACGCAACCGCGGGGCGTGGCGCCGACTACGCCTTCGAGGTCCTCGGGCGACCCGAGACGATCAGCCAGGCCTACGCCACCATCCGAAAGGGCGGCACCGCGGTCCTCATCGGCATGACGCCATCGACGCCACCGTCACGTTCTCGGCAGTCGACCTGATGGCGAACGACAAGCGGCTCATGGGCTGCATGTACGGCTCGGCCAACGTGCGGCGCGACTTCCCCCGCTTCGTCAAGCTCGCCGAGACCGGCCGACTCGACCTGACCTCGATGGTGACCCGACGCATCCGGCTCGACGAGGTCAACGACGCGCTCGAAGCCGTCGCCCGCGGCGACGTGATCCGCTCGGTCATCTGCCACCACTGTCATGAGCCGATCCCGAGTCATCCCACCAGCGACGTACGTCCGATGGGCGCTCGTCGTCGCGGCCGGCGCCGTCGGTGCCCGCCACCTCTACCGCGACGCAGCTGCGCTGCGTACGGTCGCACCCGACCTGCGCACCCCGATCATGTTCCTCCCCGTCGCCCCCGGCGGACCCCGTCACCTCAAGGCCATGCGCAGGATGAGCAACGTCGAGTTCCCCGTCGCACGCGGCGTGTCGATCGCATCGACCAACGTGCCCAGCGCCGATGGGCGCCCGATCCGGATCGTCACCTACCAACGATCCGAACGGACACGCCCATCGGCCGCGCTGGTGTGGATCCACGGCGGCGGGACCGTCCTGGGCTCACCCGAGCAAGGCAACGCCAAGTGCAGCCACTGGGCCAACGAGATCGACCTGCTCGTCGCGAGCGTCGACTACCGCCTCGCCCCTGAGCACCCCTTCCCCGCTGCGCTCGACGACTGCTACGGCGCGTTGTGCTGGCTGCACGACAACGCCGACGACCTCGGCGTCGACCGCAGCCGAATCGCTGTGGGCGGCGACAGCGCCGGCGGCATGCTCGCCGCGGTCCTATGCCAGGTCGCACGACCGCGGCAGGCCCCGATCTGCTTCCAGCTCTCGAATACCCGATGCTCGACGACCGCTCGACCCCTGCGACCACCGCCCCGAACGCGATCCTTCGTGGACCCCTGCCGCCAACCGGTTCGGGTGGACGTCCTACCTCGGACACCGCCCCACCCCAAACGACGACCGCTCCCTACGCCGCGCCGGCACGCACCACCGACTTGAGCCGCCTTCCACCAGCATGGATCGGCGTCGGCGACATCGACCTGCTCCACGACGAGGCCGTCACCTACGCCGCTCGTCTCCGACGAGCCGGGGTGACCTGCGAGCTCGACGTCCTGCCCGGCCTCTTCCACGGCGCCGACAGCATCCGCCCCAAAGCACCCACCTCCCGGGCGTTTCGCAACACGATGACCGAGGCACTCCGCCACGGCATCACGCCGCGATCCGGCTCGAAGCTCGCGGACTGAACCCGCCGACCCGTAGGCCTCGACGCCGGCATCCGCCCTTCGGTCACACTCGCAACCATCCAACCCTTCTGGTTGGCGTCGAAGCAGTTCACGCTGACGCCATGAGCTACGTCATCCAACGCCAGGACCGCTTCTACGTCGTCGCCTACGACGGCCTCGACCCACTCACCGGCAGAGAACGTCGACGATGGCACCCCGCCGGCCACGACCGTGGCGAGGCCGAAGCCCTGGCGGCCCGACTCGCAGCCAACCGCGACGTGCCACCACCAAAGGCCGGAGCTCGATCACCGTCGGAGAGTTCCTCACCGAGACCTGGCTGCCTCGCAAGCGGCGACAGGTCCGAGCGACCACCGCCTACCGGCGCGTGGTTCGTCGACCGCTACATCAACCCGGCCCTCGGTGACATCCCGCTGCGCCGTCTCCGTCTCGACCACCTCGAGAACCTCTACGGCCAACTCGCCACGACTGAGCGGCAGACACCACGACGGCCTCGCACCCAAGACCGTCCGCGAAGTGCACATGATCATCCGCGCTGCACTCCAACTCGCCGTGCAGCGCGAGCTCGTCGGACGCAACGTCGCCGCCGCGGCCCACCTGCGCCCGACGCGAGCCGGCAACGCCGTCGCACGTACCTGGACCGACACTGAGCTGGCCCGATTCCTCGACGCCGCCCGCCCCCACCGCCTCTACCCCGCCCTCCACCTCGCCGCCCACACCGGCATGCGCCGGCGAGATCGTCGGACTCAAGTGGTGCGACCTCGACGCCGCGCAGCGACGCGTCGCCATCCGCCGAACCCTCCAATGCGTCGGCGGCCAACCCGTCGAGTTCGGCGTCAAGACCCGCACCAGCCGACGCAGCATCGAACTCGACGCCGGCACCGTCGCTCTGCTGTCGACGTGGCGGCGACGACTCCAGCGCGACGGGCTCCCCGGCGGCATCGATGACTGGATGTTCTGCAACACCGCCGGCCGCTACCTCAACCCCCAGTCCATCAGCCAGCTCTTCGAGCGGATCGTCACCAGCGCCGAGGTCCCTCGGGTGCGGTTCCACGACCTGCGACACACCCACGCATCGCTGCTCATCGCATCCGGAGAAGACGTCAAGGTCGTCAGCGAACGCCTCGGCCACGCACACCCCGCCTTCACCATGCACACCTACCAGCACCTGCTGCCCG
Proteins encoded in this region:
- a CDS encoding TetR/AcrR family transcriptional regulator, whose translation is MPDPEALTNQPPRGPGRPRVLDDADVVDAAFRVIEEHGFAKLSMRAVARELGVPTMTIYGYVPNKTALDALLIDRILSEVRIPEPVQGTWDERLLILVCDARRTLVERPQLNARRAELGAGALALLSSGGFGREASRLADGVIDLLRQGGFRPDDLHDCFTTLFIYVT
- a CDS encoding cytochrome P450; translation: MGYAAVELIGGFVTEADAPDLQAKLVELGPAIDALTTQRQAAEPDTSTIIGLCARALADGQIDELEAIGLLAVLLSAGGESTTSLLGAGARMLAERPDLQDRLRADPSLIPTFVEEACRVEPPFRGHYRRVVSDTTLGGVALPAGSRLVLAWPAANRSDDLGGDQIDVDRANARQHLGFGWGLHLCIGAPLARMEARVTFEQLLCRTRSITVDPDAELRHHPSLMVRRLTSLPLVLEPAT
- a CDS encoding alpha/beta hydrolase fold domain-containing protein; translated protein: MWIHGGGTVLGSPEQGNAKCSHWANEIDLLVASVDYRLAPEHPFPAALDDCYGALCWLHDNADDLGVDRSRIAVGGDSAGGMLAAVLCQVARPRQAPICFQLSNTRCSTTARPLRPPPRTRSFVDPCRQPVRVDVLPRTPPHPKRRPLPTPRRHAPPT
- a CDS encoding alpha/beta hydrolase fold domain-containing protein, which translates into the protein MSRLPPAWIGVGDIDLLHDEAVTYAARLRRAGVTCELDVLPGLFHGADSIRPKAPTSRAFRNTMTEALRHGITPRSGSKLAD
- a CDS encoding site-specific integrase, with protein sequence MHSNSPCSASSSDATSPPRPTCARREPATPSHVPGPTLSWPDSSTPPAPTASTPPSTSPPTPACAGEIVGLKWCDLDAAQRRVAIRRTLQCVGGQPVEFGVKTRTSRRSIELDAGTVALLSTWRRRLQRDGLPGGIDDWMFCNTAGRYLNPQSISQLFERIVTSAEVPRVRFHDLRHTHASLLIASGEDVKVVSERLGHAHPAFTMHTYQHLLPGMSAAAADRFATMIATADR